In one window of Helianthus annuus cultivar XRQ/B chromosome 17, HanXRQr2.0-SUNRISE, whole genome shotgun sequence DNA:
- the LOC110865509 gene encoding uncharacterized protein LOC110865509 codes for MRSLQFCCFLLIIGCLVSQIYASSYATILYDKFFFEGSQIVSEKGDRSGSRSEIKETKQLTRQNSGDILAKTYCCYEDWGAETCWKTDFMCNMHCDNWCKEE; via the exons ATGCGTTCTTTGCAGTTTTGTTGTTTTCTTCTGATCATTGGTTGTTTGGTTTCACAGATTTATGCATCTTCCTACGCTACT aTATTGTACGACAAGTTCTTCTTTGAGGGGAGTCAAATCGTGTCTGAGAAGGGAGATCGTTCTG GAAGCAGAAGTGAGATCAAGGAGACAAAACAACTAACAAGACAAAATAGTGGTGATATTCTTGCAAAAACGTATTGCTGCTATGAAGATTGGGGCGCTGAAACGTGTTGGAAGACAGACTTTATGTGTAATATGCACTGCGACAATTGGTGTAAGGAGGAATGA